The Aeromicrobium yanjiei genome includes a region encoding these proteins:
- a CDS encoding thiolase family protein, with product MSSYLYAATRTPFGRFGGALAGVRPDDLAATALTGVLAKAPGLEPAALDEVFWGNANGAGEDNRNVGRMAVLLAGLPTSVPATTVNRLCGSSLDAAIMASRAVETGDAALVVAGGVESMTRAPWVLPKPARGFPAGDATAVSTTLGWRLVNPRMPEEWTISLGEANEQLQERFAIERERQDAFAARSHELAAKAWTEGFYDDLVTPVEGVDLARDESIREGTTTDTLAGLKTAFRPGGTITAGNASPLNDGAAALLIGSAGAASTLGLDPIARIAGRGVHALDPQDFGFAPVEAANAALRRAGIAWSDVSAVEINEAFAVQSLACVDAWCIDGEIVNAKGGAIAIGHPLGASGARILGTLAKRLTESGDRWGVAAICIGVGQALAVVLENTRTSEAAAR from the coding sequence ATGTCCTCCTATCTCTACGCCGCCACCCGCACACCCTTCGGCCGGTTCGGGGGCGCGCTGGCGGGCGTCCGTCCCGACGATCTCGCTGCCACCGCGCTGACCGGCGTGCTTGCCAAGGCGCCCGGCCTGGAGCCGGCCGCGCTCGACGAGGTCTTCTGGGGCAATGCCAACGGCGCGGGTGAGGACAACCGCAACGTGGGACGCATGGCGGTGCTGCTGGCCGGGCTGCCGACCTCGGTGCCCGCGACGACGGTCAACCGCTTGTGCGGGTCCAGCCTCGACGCGGCCATCATGGCCTCCCGCGCGGTCGAGACCGGCGACGCCGCCCTCGTCGTCGCGGGCGGGGTGGAGTCGATGACCAGGGCGCCCTGGGTGCTGCCGAAGCCGGCCCGCGGCTTCCCGGCCGGCGACGCCACCGCGGTGTCGACGACCCTGGGCTGGCGCCTGGTCAACCCTCGGATGCCCGAGGAGTGGACGATCTCGCTCGGCGAGGCCAATGAGCAGCTGCAGGAGAGGTTCGCCATCGAGCGGGAGCGCCAGGACGCGTTCGCGGCCCGTTCCCACGAGCTGGCCGCGAAGGCCTGGACCGAGGGCTTCTACGACGACCTGGTGACGCCCGTGGAAGGCGTCGACCTGGCTCGCGACGAGTCGATCCGCGAGGGCACGACGACCGACACGCTGGCCGGCCTCAAGACGGCCTTCCGCCCCGGAGGCACGATCACCGCCGGCAACGCGTCGCCGCTCAACGACGGGGCCGCGGCGCTGCTGATCGGATCGGCCGGCGCCGCCTCGACCCTCGGCCTGGACCCGATCGCCCGGATCGCTGGCCGCGGGGTCCACGCGCTCGATCCCCAGGACTTCGGCTTCGCCCCGGTCGAGGCCGCGAACGCTGCCCTGCGCCGGGCGGGCATCGCGTGGTCGGACGTCTCTGCGGTCGAGATCAACGAAGCCTTCGCAGTGCAGTCGCTCGCGTGCGTCGACGCCTGGTGCATCGACGGCGAGATCGTCAACGCGAAGGGCGGCGCGATCGCGATCGGGCACCCGCTCGGTGCGTCCGGCGCCCGCATCCTCGGCACGCTCGCGAAGCGACTCACCGAGTCCGGGGACCGATGGGGTGTCGCGGCGATCTGCATCGGCGTCGGCCAGGCCCTGGCCGTCGTGCTCGAGAACACCCGCACGTCCGAGGCGGCGGCCCGATGA
- a CDS encoding MarR family winged helix-turn-helix transcriptional regulator, protein MTAANRRGAGSPAATELVRQLRMFTAEVERYVLEMSHVHAMHRTDLAAIGLVMDRGPTSPKDISDGLGLSPSATSAMLDRLERAGHVRRERAETDRRSVRVEITDDALAVGGSMFGILAKHMRQVLGAHDEQDLARAAALMQELNAAARAARDEAAAT, encoded by the coding sequence ATGACCGCCGCCAATCGGCGTGGTGCGGGATCCCCCGCCGCCACCGAGCTCGTGCGCCAGCTGCGCATGTTCACCGCTGAGGTCGAGCGGTACGTCCTCGAGATGAGCCACGTGCACGCGATGCACCGCACGGACCTCGCGGCGATCGGACTGGTCATGGATCGCGGCCCCACGTCGCCCAAGGACATCAGCGACGGCCTCGGGCTCAGCCCCTCGGCCACCAGCGCGATGCTCGACCGGCTGGAGCGGGCCGGCCACGTCCGGCGCGAGCGGGCCGAGACCGATCGCCGATCCGTACGCGTCGAGATCACCGACGACGCGCTCGCGGTCGGCGGCTCGATGTTCGGCATCCTCGCCAAGCACATGCGCCAGGTGCTCGGCGCGCACGACGAGCAGGACCTGGCACGCGCCGCGGCCCTCATGCAGGAGCTCAACGCGGCCGCTCGCGCCGCCCGCGACGAGGCCGCCGCCACCTGA
- a CDS encoding 3-oxoacid CoA-transferase subunit A, with amino-acid sequence MSRVVESAREAVEGIQDGSTVLVGGFGMAGMPVMLIDALIEQGATDLVVVSNNAGNGDAGLAALLAAGRVRKVVCSFPRQSDSYVFDDLYRAGRIELEVVPQGNLAERMRAAGAGIGAFFCPTGVGTPLAEGKEMRTIDGRDYVLELPIRGDVALIGAHAGDEMGNLVYRRTARNFGPVMATAAAVTVAQVTQVVPVGTLDPESVVTPGIYVDRIVQVRQEAS; translated from the coding sequence ATGAGCCGCGTCGTCGAGTCGGCCCGCGAGGCCGTCGAGGGCATCCAGGACGGCTCGACCGTCCTCGTCGGCGGCTTCGGCATGGCCGGCATGCCGGTCATGCTGATCGACGCCCTCATCGAGCAGGGGGCCACTGACCTGGTGGTCGTCAGCAACAACGCGGGCAACGGTGACGCCGGTCTTGCGGCGCTGCTGGCGGCCGGCCGGGTCCGCAAGGTGGTGTGCTCCTTCCCGCGGCAGTCCGACTCGTACGTGTTCGACGACCTCTACCGCGCGGGCAGGATCGAGCTCGAGGTGGTGCCGCAGGGCAACCTCGCCGAGCGCATGCGCGCCGCCGGGGCGGGCATCGGCGCCTTCTTCTGCCCCACCGGCGTCGGGACCCCCCTGGCCGAGGGCAAGGAGATGCGGACGATCGACGGGCGCGACTACGTCCTCGAGCTGCCGATCCGCGGAGACGTCGCGCTGATCGGCGCCCATGCGGGCGACGAGATGGGCAATCTCGTCTATCGCAGGACCGCCCGCAACTTCGGGCCGGTCATGGCCACCGCCGCAGCCGTGACAGTCGCGCAGGTCACGCAGGTCGTCCCCGTCGGCACGCTGGATCCCGAGTCCGTCGTCACCCCCGGCATCTATGTCGATCGGATCGTCCAGGTCCGCCAGGAGGCATCATGA
- a CDS encoding 3-oxoacid CoA-transferase subunit B gives MTIPVTLDQTIEHTDRGPLSRDEMAEIVASDIPDGAFVNLGIGQPTQVSNHLAHDSGVVLHTENGMLGMGPVATGDQIDPDLTNAGKVPVTELPGASYFHHADSFAMMRGGHLDVCVLGAFQVSEHGDLANWHTGAPDAIPAVGGAMDLAIGAKDVFVMMTLFAKDGAAKIVPQCTYPLTGLACVSRVYTELATFLVGPDGVTVAETFGTTVDELATRLDVPLRRLGA, from the coding sequence ATGACGATTCCCGTCACCCTCGACCAGACCATCGAGCACACCGACCGTGGGCCGCTGTCCCGCGACGAGATGGCCGAGATCGTGGCCTCGGACATTCCCGACGGCGCCTTCGTCAACCTCGGCATCGGTCAGCCGACCCAGGTGTCCAACCACCTCGCCCACGACTCGGGGGTCGTCCTGCACACCGAGAACGGCATGCTCGGCATGGGACCGGTCGCGACAGGCGACCAGATCGACCCCGACCTCACCAACGCCGGCAAGGTGCCCGTGACCGAGCTGCCCGGCGCCTCGTACTTCCATCACGCCGACTCCTTCGCGATGATGCGCGGCGGCCACCTCGACGTGTGCGTCCTCGGGGCGTTCCAGGTCTCCGAGCACGGCGACCTGGCCAACTGGCACACCGGCGCGCCCGACGCGATCCCCGCCGTCGGCGGGGCCATGGACCTGGCCATCGGCGCGAAGGACGTCTTCGTGATGATGACGCTCTTCGCGAAGGACGGCGCCGCCAAGATCGTGCCGCAGTGCACCTATCCCCTCACCGGCCTGGCATGCGTCAGCCGCGTCTACACCGAGCTCGCGACGTTCCTCGTCGGTCCGGACGGTGTCACGGTCGCGGAGACGTTCGGCACGACCGTCGACGAGCTGGCCACCCGCCTGGACGTCCCGCTTCGCCGGCTGGGAGCCTGA
- a CDS encoding IclR family transcriptional regulator domain-containing protein: MPDQPPPAGDQFVQSLARGLSVIRAFDHDHPEMTLSEVAARVGFSRATARRFLHTLVELDYVRTDGRTFALTPQVLRLGTAYLSGLALPDVAQPHLEQLSATVGESTSAAVLDRDDVVYVARVATRRIMSVGITVGTRFPAYATSMGRVLLAALPTEELETYLAEVTLRPLTTHALADVEALRDELAQVRDRGWAAVDQELEPGLRSIAAPVRNKEGTVVAALNVSASTSSVGVDDLVGAALPALLETAARVGDDLALTRP, encoded by the coding sequence ATGCCCGACCAGCCACCGCCCGCAGGCGACCAGTTCGTCCAGTCGCTCGCCCGGGGGCTGTCGGTCATCCGGGCGTTCGACCACGACCACCCCGAGATGACGCTCAGCGAGGTCGCAGCCCGCGTCGGCTTCAGCCGCGCGACAGCGCGCCGCTTCCTGCACACGCTGGTCGAGCTGGACTACGTACGCACCGACGGCCGCACGTTCGCGCTGACCCCCCAGGTGCTCCGGCTGGGCACGGCCTACCTGTCGGGACTTGCGCTCCCCGACGTCGCGCAGCCCCATCTGGAACAGCTCTCCGCCACGGTGGGTGAGTCGACGTCGGCGGCCGTGCTGGACCGTGACGACGTCGTCTACGTCGCCCGGGTGGCCACCCGGCGCATCATGAGCGTGGGCATCACCGTCGGCACGAGATTTCCGGCCTATGCCACCTCTATGGGCAGGGTGCTGCTCGCAGCGCTGCCGACCGAGGAGCTCGAGACGTACCTCGCCGAGGTGACGTTGCGCCCCCTCACCACCCATGCGCTCGCTGACGTCGAGGCGCTGCGCGATGAGCTCGCCCAGGTCCGTGACCGGGGCTGGGCAGCTGTCGACCAGGAGCTCGAGCCGGGACTGCGCTCGATCGCTGCTCCCGTCCGCAACAAGGAGGGGACGGTCGTCGCTGCCCTGAACGTGTCGGCATCGACCTCGTCCGTGGGCGTCGACGACCTGGTCGGTGCCGCCCTGCCGGCCCTGCTCGAGACCGCGGCCCGGGTGGGCGACGACCTGGCGCTCACCCGGCCCTGA
- a CDS encoding ATP-binding cassette domain-containing protein, translated as MPDSRQTDLHGTPLPAGSSGWIRVRGAREHNLRDVHVDLPRDCFVVFTGVSGSGKSSLAFGTVFAESQRRYFESVAPYARRLLSQVGAPDIDTIDGMPPAVALQQARGATSSRSSLGTLSSLSDVLRLLYSRAGTYPEGAEHLPASAFSPNTAVGACPTCHGSGVSRSTTEELLVPDPSLSIDEGAIGVWANRAWVGLNVRRMVTKLGIDIHAPWHTLPQEQRDWLLFTDEEPRMLLQGNKQGEASQYHGHWSSAEKYLMRNLAKTQSATQREKLEAFRAEGPCPTCHGKRLRPAALAVTFAGVDIAEMAAMPLSQVCALLDTGLEQQARGNDRHGAAAATAARSLVKDFASRVEAIIGLGLGYLSMDRSSTALSPGELQRVRLAGQLRAGLFGVLYVLDEPSAGLHPADSEALYAALRELVAAGNSLFVVEHDLSIARHADWVVDVGPSAGVLGGHVVHSGPPAGLESVTDSVTAEFMFDRTPSPTLAAREPAAWRELKGLSLHNLQDVSIRLPIGVMTAITGVSGSGKSSLLTAVVERLEADAGTDREPQRIISIDQRPIGRSPRSNLATYTGLFDAVRRLFAATPAAKERGWAAGRFSFNVPAGRCPTCEGEGFIAIELVFLPTSYSVCPTCQGSRYNPETLEVHYRERDIGQVLAMTVQEAAAFFEDVPAVHRSLSTLLDVGLGYLTLGQPATELSGGEAQRIKLATELQRPRREGTVFVLDEPTGGLHPVNVRDLVRVLGRLTDTGDTVVVVEHDMQVIAAADWVIELGPGGGDRGGTIVAAATPADLLDDGNSITAPYLRRAIERT; from the coding sequence ATGCCCGACAGCCGACAGACCGATCTGCACGGAACTCCCCTCCCGGCCGGCTCGTCCGGATGGATCCGCGTCCGGGGGGCCCGGGAGCACAACCTGCGCGACGTCCACGTGGACCTGCCCCGTGACTGCTTCGTGGTGTTCACGGGCGTCTCGGGCTCGGGCAAGTCGTCCCTCGCCTTCGGCACGGTCTTCGCCGAGTCCCAGCGGCGCTACTTCGAGTCGGTCGCCCCGTACGCCCGTCGCCTCCTGTCGCAGGTGGGTGCGCCCGACATCGACACGATCGACGGCATGCCGCCGGCCGTGGCCCTGCAGCAGGCACGCGGCGCCACCAGCTCGCGGTCGTCGCTCGGGACGCTCAGCTCGCTGTCGGACGTGCTGCGCCTGCTCTACAGCCGGGCCGGCACCTACCCCGAGGGGGCCGAGCACCTGCCCGCCTCGGCGTTCTCGCCCAACACCGCGGTGGGCGCGTGCCCCACGTGCCACGGCAGCGGCGTCTCGCGCAGCACGACCGAGGAGCTGCTGGTCCCCGACCCGAGCCTCTCGATCGACGAGGGGGCGATCGGCGTCTGGGCCAACCGCGCGTGGGTCGGGCTGAACGTGCGGCGCATGGTCACCAAGCTCGGCATCGACATCCACGCCCCGTGGCACACGCTTCCCCAGGAGCAGCGTGACTGGCTGCTGTTCACCGACGAGGAGCCCCGGATGCTCCTGCAGGGCAACAAGCAGGGCGAGGCGAGCCAGTACCACGGGCACTGGTCCTCCGCGGAGAAGTACCTCATGCGCAATCTTGCCAAGACGCAGTCCGCGACCCAGCGCGAGAAGCTCGAGGCCTTCCGCGCCGAGGGACCGTGCCCCACGTGCCACGGCAAGCGGCTGCGCCCGGCCGCCCTGGCGGTCACCTTCGCCGGGGTGGACATCGCCGAGATGGCAGCGATGCCCCTGTCGCAGGTGTGCGCACTGCTCGACACAGGGCTGGAGCAGCAGGCGCGGGGCAACGACCGCCACGGGGCCGCGGCGGCCACCGCGGCCCGGTCGCTCGTCAAGGACTTCGCGTCCCGGGTCGAGGCGATCATCGGGCTCGGTCTGGGCTACCTGTCGATGGACCGTTCCAGCACGGCCCTGTCCCCGGGCGAGCTGCAGCGCGTACGTCTTGCGGGGCAGCTGCGCGCCGGCCTGTTCGGCGTCCTGTACGTGCTCGACGAGCCGTCCGCGGGCCTGCACCCGGCAGACTCCGAGGCCCTCTACGCGGCGCTGCGTGAGCTCGTCGCGGCCGGCAACTCCCTCTTCGTGGTCGAGCACGACCTGTCGATCGCCCGACACGCCGACTGGGTCGTCGACGTGGGTCCCAGCGCGGGTGTCCTGGGCGGCCACGTCGTGCACAGCGGGCCGCCGGCCGGCCTCGAGAGTGTCACGGACTCCGTGACGGCCGAGTTCATGTTCGACCGCACCCCGTCGCCGACGCTCGCGGCGCGTGAGCCAGCCGCCTGGCGTGAGCTGAAGGGGCTGTCGCTGCACAATCTGCAGGACGTCAGCATCCGGCTGCCGATCGGCGTGATGACCGCGATCACCGGCGTCTCGGGGTCGGGCAAGTCCTCGCTCCTGACCGCGGTGGTCGAGCGCCTCGAGGCGGACGCGGGGACCGACCGCGAGCCGCAACGCATCATCTCGATCGACCAGCGCCCGATCGGCCGGTCGCCACGGTCGAACCTGGCGACGTACACCGGACTGTTCGACGCGGTCCGCCGGCTGTTCGCGGCCACCCCGGCCGCGAAGGAGCGCGGCTGGGCGGCGGGCCGGTTCTCGTTCAATGTCCCGGCCGGGCGCTGCCCCACGTGCGAGGGCGAGGGCTTCATCGCGATCGAGCTCGTCTTCCTGCCGACCAGCTACTCGGTCTGCCCCACGTGCCAGGGCTCGCGCTACAACCCCGAGACCCTCGAGGTGCACTACCGCGAGAGAGACATCGGGCAGGTGCTGGCGATGACCGTGCAGGAGGCGGCGGCATTCTTCGAGGACGTGCCGGCCGTGCACCGCTCGCTCTCGACGCTGCTCGACGTCGGACTGGGCTATCTCACCCTCGGCCAGCCTGCGACCGAGCTGTCCGGCGGCGAGGCCCAGCGGATCAAGCTGGCCACCGAGCTCCAGCGCCCCCGCCGCGAGGGCACGGTCTTCGTCCTCGACGAGCCCACCGGCGGGCTCCACCCGGTCAACGTGCGCGACCTGGTCCGCGTGCTCGGCCGGCTCACCGACACGGGTGACACCGTGGTGGTCGTCGAGCACGACATGCAGGTCATCGCGGCAGCGGACTGGGTCATCGAGCTCGGGCCGGGCGGCGGCGACCGTGGCGGCACGATCGTGGCCGCGGCGACGCCCGCGGACCTGCTCGACGACGGCAACAGCATCACCGCCCCCTACCTGCGCCGCGCGATCGAGCGCACGTGA
- a CDS encoding serine hydrolase domain-containing protein, translating to MTDLNDTKTWLDEQLPALLEKHDVPAAAWAVLKDGDVVDGAAGVLSKATGVDATADSVFQIGSITKLWTSTLVMQLVDEGLVDLDEPVRTYLPEFRIADESAAAVITTRQLLNHTAGFEGDIFTDTGTGDDCIQKYVALLEDVPQLFAPGEQFSYNNAGFCVLGRLVEVLRGTTFDAALREHVIAPLGLTHAASGPYEAILFRAAVGHIETGPDSGYVPAPVWAMARSNAPAGSMLAMRPRDLVEFARMHLEDGRAPDGTQVLAPGTAAAMQARAVEVPYTGIMGSSWGLGFERFDIATGDVIGHDGSTIGQNGFLRMVPEAGLAVALLVNGGDVISLYHEIVGRVVDELSDTRLPELPTPPSEPERIDASRYVGTYSADVMDLVVTQDDDGRIFIETTLKGMFADMAEHEPPQELVHFRDDSLIPLQGEHGMHMPHWFLGDDGAGHAQYLHIGRAIRRA from the coding sequence GTGACCGACCTCAACGACACGAAGACCTGGCTCGACGAGCAGCTCCCTGCGCTCCTCGAGAAGCACGACGTCCCCGCAGCCGCGTGGGCCGTGCTCAAAGACGGCGACGTCGTCGACGGAGCCGCAGGTGTGCTCAGCAAGGCCACCGGCGTGGACGCCACGGCGGACTCGGTGTTCCAGATCGGCTCGATCACCAAGCTCTGGACGAGCACCCTGGTGATGCAGCTGGTCGACGAGGGACTGGTCGACCTGGACGAGCCCGTCCGGACGTACCTGCCGGAGTTCCGCATCGCGGACGAGTCAGCGGCCGCGGTCATCACGACGCGCCAGCTGCTCAACCACACCGCAGGCTTCGAGGGCGACATCTTCACGGACACCGGCACGGGTGACGACTGCATCCAGAAGTACGTCGCGCTGCTCGAGGACGTCCCGCAGCTGTTCGCTCCGGGGGAGCAGTTCTCCTACAACAACGCCGGCTTCTGCGTGCTCGGTCGCCTCGTCGAGGTGCTCCGGGGCACGACGTTCGACGCGGCCCTCCGTGAGCACGTGATCGCACCGCTCGGCCTGACCCACGCGGCGTCGGGCCCCTACGAGGCGATCCTGTTCCGCGCCGCGGTCGGCCACATCGAGACCGGACCGGACTCCGGCTACGTGCCCGCGCCGGTCTGGGCGATGGCTCGTTCCAACGCCCCGGCCGGGTCGATGCTCGCGATGCGGCCGCGGGACCTGGTCGAGTTCGCCCGCATGCACCTCGAGGACGGCCGGGCGCCCGACGGGACCCAGGTCCTCGCACCCGGCACCGCCGCCGCGATGCAGGCCCGCGCGGTCGAGGTGCCGTACACCGGGATCATGGGCTCCTCCTGGGGCCTCGGATTCGAGCGCTTCGACATCGCCACGGGCGACGTCATCGGCCACGACGGCAGCACGATCGGACAGAACGGCTTCCTGCGGATGGTGCCCGAGGCGGGCCTCGCGGTCGCGCTGCTGGTCAACGGCGGCGACGTGATCTCGCTCTACCACGAGATCGTGGGGCGGGTCGTCGACGAGCTCTCCGACACCCGGCTTCCCGAGCTGCCCACACCGCCGAGCGAGCCCGAGCGCATCGACGCGAGCCGGTACGTCGGCACGTACTCCGCGGACGTGATGGACCTGGTCGTCACGCAGGACGACGACGGCCGCATCTTCATCGAGACGACCTTGAAGGGCATGTTCGCCGACATGGCCGAGCACGAGCCGCCGCAGGAGCTCGTCCACTTCCGGGACGACAGCCTCATCCCGCTGCAGGGCGAGCACGGCATGCACATGCCGCACTGGTTCCTGGGCGACGACGGGGCCGGTCACGCCCAGTACCTGCACATCGGTCGCGCCATCCGGCGCGCCTGA
- a CDS encoding CsbD family protein — protein MSHDNGHDDSHDNGHDKDTAAGAREGLFDSVAGKAKEVAGAVTGKDELVEEGQLQQAAAQQRRSAVAEEALADAKRQAAADELRETNHEAAAEAEAVHDRADAAQRAVDRDRAQEHADAERIAAQQEAVGRRAAEQEADEVERRRERDAVALAEQATRTEQQAAADRARLEREAAVAEQEAARLRGQNRS, from the coding sequence ATGAGCCATGACAACGGTCACGACGACAGTCACGACAACGGTCACGACAAGGACACCGCAGCAGGGGCCCGCGAGGGACTGTTCGACAGTGTCGCGGGCAAGGCCAAGGAAGTCGCCGGTGCAGTGACCGGCAAGGACGAGCTCGTGGAGGAGGGGCAGCTCCAGCAGGCGGCCGCACAGCAGCGCAGGTCGGCCGTCGCCGAGGAGGCGCTGGCCGACGCGAAGCGGCAGGCCGCCGCGGACGAGCTCCGCGAGACCAACCACGAGGCGGCGGCGGAGGCCGAGGCCGTCCACGACCGCGCGGACGCCGCCCAACGCGCGGTCGACCGCGACCGCGCGCAGGAGCACGCGGACGCCGAGCGCATCGCCGCCCAGCAGGAGGCCGTCGGCCGCCGGGCTGCCGAGCAGGAGGCCGACGAGGTCGAGCGCCGGCGGGAGCGCGACGCGGTCGCCCTCGCCGAGCAGGCGACCAGGACCGAGCAGCAGGCAGCTGCAGACCGGGCGCGCCTCGAGCGAGAGGCCGCCGTCGCCGAGCAGGAGGCCGCGCGACTGCGCGGTCAGAACAGGAGCTGA
- a CDS encoding MMPL family transporter, whose product MESFDDGSKDQKRGPGLRAAILVTLLFVLLSGAMFALAPEARESNAPTAGLPDSADSTTVARLQQTLPSSDVSPAIVVVSRDGGKALDGEEKQAVTDLASKLESVSVTDDALKPVFSDDGKVALLAVPLKQSTGAEKIDSLRSTVDRSLPDGVEAEVTGGPAFESDLKDVFAGADVRLLISTALVVALLLLVTYRSPWLWLVPLVVVAVGDRVAALAVATATQVFDYDVDGSTTGITSVLVFGAGTNYALLLIARYREELRRHESRFVAMRAAWRQAAPAILASSGTVTLALLTLSFADTPTNRALGWSAAIGIVVAVIFGLIALPAAMVLFGRGLFWPFVPRLGQKDPSRDGVWARVGAAVVSRPKTFVAGSLALLAILAVGGSGLQVGLTQNERFRETPESVLGQETLAQAFPAGFAEPTVVLAKPDQAKAVIADLEDVDGVSSVMPGPASEKWAELNVVLDSDRGSDRAADTIDRLRADLDDGVLVGGGDAQDLDAKAAAAHDRMLIFPLVLVIVMAILVVLLRSIVAAVVLVLTVVATYVTAMGAGWFVFTHFFDFPALDLPVPLFAFIFLVALGVDYNIFLATRAREEAADKPIAGAMTTALAVTGGVITSAGIVLAAVFAVLGVLPLVTLTQIGVIVGIGVLLDTLVVRSLLVPALATLIGERFWWPSHPGRR is encoded by the coding sequence GTGGAATCATTCGATGACGGAAGCAAAGACCAGAAGCGCGGGCCCGGCCTCCGCGCCGCGATACTCGTGACCCTGCTGTTCGTGCTGCTGTCAGGCGCGATGTTCGCCCTGGCCCCCGAGGCCAGGGAGTCCAACGCACCCACTGCGGGCCTGCCGGACTCGGCCGACTCCACCACCGTGGCACGCCTGCAGCAGACCCTGCCGTCCAGCGACGTGTCCCCGGCGATCGTCGTGGTGAGTCGCGACGGCGGCAAGGCCCTCGACGGCGAGGAGAAGCAGGCCGTCACCGATCTGGCCTCGAAGCTGGAGTCGGTCTCGGTCACCGATGACGCTCTCAAGCCGGTCTTCTCCGACGACGGGAAGGTCGCGCTGCTCGCAGTGCCGTTGAAGCAGTCGACCGGCGCGGAGAAGATCGACTCGCTGCGCTCCACCGTGGACAGGTCCTTGCCCGACGGGGTCGAGGCCGAGGTCACGGGAGGTCCGGCCTTCGAGTCCGACCTCAAGGACGTCTTCGCGGGCGCCGACGTCCGACTGCTCATCTCGACGGCCCTCGTCGTCGCGCTCCTGCTGCTCGTGACCTACCGGAGCCCGTGGCTGTGGCTCGTGCCGCTGGTGGTCGTTGCGGTCGGCGACCGTGTCGCGGCCCTCGCGGTCGCGACCGCGACCCAGGTCTTCGACTACGACGTCGACGGCTCCACGACCGGCATCACGTCGGTCCTGGTGTTCGGTGCCGGCACCAACTACGCGCTGCTGCTCATCGCCCGCTATCGCGAGGAGCTGAGGCGCCACGAGAGTCGCTTCGTCGCGATGCGGGCCGCGTGGCGGCAGGCCGCGCCCGCCATCCTCGCGAGCTCGGGCACCGTGACCCTGGCCCTGCTGACCCTGTCGTTCGCCGACACCCCGACCAACCGGGCGCTGGGCTGGTCCGCCGCGATCGGCATCGTCGTCGCGGTGATCTTCGGGCTGATCGCCCTGCCGGCCGCGATGGTCCTGTTCGGTCGTGGCCTGTTCTGGCCGTTCGTCCCGCGTCTTGGCCAGAAGGACCCGTCCCGCGACGGGGTCTGGGCGCGCGTCGGTGCGGCCGTGGTCAGCCGGCCCAAGACGTTCGTGGCAGGCTCCCTCGCCCTCCTGGCGATCCTCGCTGTCGGGGGATCGGGCCTGCAGGTCGGGCTGACCCAGAACGAGCGCTTCCGCGAGACCCCCGAGTCCGTGCTGGGCCAGGAGACCCTCGCCCAGGCGTTCCCGGCCGGGTTCGCCGAGCCGACGGTCGTGCTCGCGAAGCCCGATCAGGCCAAGGCGGTGATCGCCGACCTCGAGGACGTCGACGGCGTCTCGAGCGTGATGCCTGGTCCCGCCTCGGAGAAGTGGGCCGAGCTCAACGTCGTGCTCGACAGCGACCGTGGCTCGGATCGCGCCGCGGACACGATCGACCGGCTGCGGGCGGACCTCGACGACGGCGTGCTGGTCGGCGGCGGTGACGCGCAGGACCTCGACGCCAAGGCGGCCGCCGCGCACGACCGGATGCTGATCTTCCCCCTCGTGCTCGTGATCGTGATGGCGATCCTGGTGGTGCTGCTGCGCTCGATCGTGGCGGCCGTCGTCCTCGTGCTGACCGTCGTCGCGACGTACGTCACGGCGATGGGGGCGGGGTGGTTCGTGTTCACGCACTTCTTCGACTTCCCGGCGCTCGACCTGCCCGTGCCGCTGTTCGCGTTCATCTTCCTCGTCGCCCTCGGTGTCGACTACAACATCTTCCTGGCGACCCGTGCCCGCGAGGAGGCGGCCGACAAGCCGATCGCCGGGGCGATGACGACCGCACTGGCCGTGACCGGCGGCGTCATCACGAGTGCGGGCATCGTGCTGGCTGCGGTGTTCGCGGTGCTCGGCGTGCTGCCGCTCGTCACGCTGACCCAGATCGGCGTGATCGTCGGCATCGGCGTGCTGCTGGACACCCTCGTCGTCCGCAGCCTCCTGGTGCCGGCCCTCGCGACGCTGATCGGCGAGCGGTTCTGGTGGCCGAGCCACCCGGGCCGCCGCTGA